A stretch of the Agromyces larvae genome encodes the following:
- a CDS encoding family 43 glycosylhydrolase → MSKALHPFARLASGTTARGHRALDARSGVVMRSTAIVAAAVVGAGLLMSEPAQAAPEGWNPDSSYTSTDKGDGTYSVPLFNADVPDVSVERLPAAENDEGRDIYYMISTTMHLSPGAPIMKSYDLVNWEIVNYVFDRADISDSSSLRNGQTSYGQGQWASSLRYHDGRWYVAFNTNNLGGSYLYTTDDIDAGSWDRVKLPGTYHDPSLFFDLDGTPYIFYGSGSTSAVRLSDDFTQVLETYSQIIRPADYPGAPVGGLFEGAQVQYIDGKYYIVIITWPSGQSRQVVLFRSDQLLGRYSTEDGSNPYEAKGVLNSSGFAQGSLVPVEDEDGNVNWDGFFFRDNFPIGRIPALIPATWGEDGWPVFGDNGSVPVNGTFAKHIRLSPEEERYERQKSLVVSDDFTNDAPDRAYMHEDWTIPEGPDVDESLIGVELFQNPGFENGAEGWTVNDTATITPTTDATSGAGALRVTGRTTTGSGPAQDVSGKVQHDVTYDISAKIKYDNPLSPATKQFFITARYGSSTFTNLATVTATRGAWATISGSFNVPASQSLSSMRIFVETPWTSNANAQAAPDTHLMDFTVDDLSLRGRASEVELPNAGEIAPNGSRLALQWEWNHAPDNRYWSLTDREGWLRLTTGKTVTGDFKHWKLANDDELTYLEEARNTLSQRTFGPRQSVETKLDISGMKDGDVAGLAAYNRGFSYVAVKRVDGVNTVGVVNRVQPFAATIDQDAIEAFLPGTMATLGSASEVHLKADLDFASPTGQLWTTFFYSLDGLTWTKLGDRVGPQTLDGTLSHFMGHRVGLFDYATLEAGGHVDFDHFLLSDTLTSQGLPLDTTDLDAAIAHAATLDPADYPAAEWEELQNVLTAATSARSGTLGTQNQIDAPERALSLQLARLAVLADGTGGAPDVSVATTTRCVAGKEVLVATVTNETDGPLTATVETAYGSKANVALEPGEPVSQSFSTRRASMPEGEVTVTPEGGDAVTVEYPAANCG, encoded by the coding sequence TTGTCGAAGGCACTGCACCCGTTCGCTCGACTCGCATCGGGCACGACCGCGCGCGGACACCGCGCGCTCGACGCCCGAAGCGGCGTCGTCATGCGCTCCACCGCCATCGTCGCCGCCGCCGTGGTCGGTGCCGGCCTGCTGATGAGCGAGCCCGCCCAGGCGGCACCCGAGGGGTGGAACCCCGATTCCTCGTATACCTCGACCGACAAAGGCGACGGCACCTACAGCGTGCCCCTGTTCAACGCCGACGTCCCCGACGTCTCGGTCGAGCGTCTTCCCGCCGCTGAGAACGACGAGGGTCGCGATATCTACTACATGATCAGCACCACGATGCACCTCAGCCCCGGGGCGCCGATCATGAAGTCCTACGATCTCGTGAACTGGGAGATCGTCAACTACGTCTTCGACCGTGCCGACATCAGCGACTCGTCATCGCTGCGCAACGGTCAGACCTCGTACGGCCAAGGCCAGTGGGCCTCGTCGCTGCGCTATCACGACGGCAGATGGTACGTCGCGTTCAACACGAACAACCTCGGCGGGTCGTACCTCTACACCACCGACGACATTGACGCGGGCAGCTGGGACCGCGTGAAACTGCCTGGCACCTACCACGACCCGTCGCTGTTCTTCGATCTCGACGGCACCCCGTACATCTTCTACGGGTCCGGTTCGACGAGCGCCGTGCGGCTGAGCGACGACTTCACCCAGGTTCTCGAGACCTACTCGCAGATCATCAGGCCGGCGGACTACCCCGGCGCGCCGGTCGGCGGGCTCTTCGAAGGCGCGCAGGTGCAGTACATCGACGGCAAGTACTACATCGTCATCATCACCTGGCCGTCGGGCCAGAGCCGCCAGGTCGTCCTGTTCCGCTCCGACCAGTTGCTCGGCCGGTACTCGACCGAGGACGGCAGCAACCCGTACGAGGCGAAGGGCGTGCTGAACTCCAGCGGCTTCGCACAGGGGAGCCTCGTGCCGGTCGAGGACGAGGACGGCAACGTCAACTGGGACGGCTTCTTCTTCCGCGACAACTTCCCGATCGGGCGCATCCCGGCGCTCATCCCCGCGACGTGGGGCGAGGACGGCTGGCCCGTGTTCGGCGACAACGGCAGCGTCCCGGTCAACGGCACGTTCGCGAAGCACATCCGCCTCAGCCCCGAGGAGGAGCGGTACGAGCGACAGAAGAGCCTCGTCGTCTCCGACGACTTCACCAACGACGCTCCCGACCGTGCCTACATGCACGAGGACTGGACCATCCCAGAGGGTCCCGACGTCGACGAGTCGCTCATCGGCGTCGAGCTCTTCCAGAACCCCGGGTTCGAGAACGGCGCCGAAGGGTGGACCGTCAACGACACGGCGACGATCACTCCGACGACGGATGCCACGTCGGGGGCGGGAGCGCTGCGGGTGACGGGGCGCACCACCACGGGCTCCGGTCCGGCCCAGGACGTGTCCGGGAAGGTGCAGCACGACGTCACGTACGACATCTCGGCGAAGATCAAGTACGACAACCCGCTCAGCCCGGCGACGAAGCAATTCTTCATCACGGCGCGGTACGGCAGCAGCACGTTCACGAACCTCGCCACAGTGACGGCGACCCGCGGAGCGTGGGCGACCATCTCGGGCAGCTTCAACGTGCCGGCCAGCCAGTCGCTCTCGTCGATGCGGATCTTCGTCGAGACGCCGTGGACGAGCAACGCGAACGCGCAGGCCGCGCCCGACACCCACCTCATGGACTTCACGGTGGACGACCTGTCATTGCGGGGGCGTGCGAGCGAGGTCGAACTCCCCAACGCGGGCGAGATCGCGCCAAACGGATCGCGCCTGGCCCTCCAGTGGGAGTGGAACCACGCGCCCGACAACCGGTACTGGTCGCTGACCGATCGCGAGGGCTGGCTCCGACTCACCACCGGCAAGACCGTTACGGGCGACTTCAAGCACTGGAAGCTCGCGAACGACGACGAGCTCACCTACCTCGAGGAGGCGCGGAACACCCTCTCGCAGCGCACCTTCGGGCCGCGGCAGTCGGTGGAGACCAAGCTCGACATCTCGGGCATGAAGGACGGGGATGTCGCGGGGCTCGCCGCGTACAACCGCGGGTTCTCCTACGTCGCCGTCAAGCGCGTCGACGGGGTGAACACCGTCGGGGTGGTGAACCGTGTGCAGCCCTTCGCGGCCACGATCGACCAGGACGCGATCGAGGCGTTCCTCCCCGGCACGATGGCAACCCTGGGCTCGGCGTCCGAGGTGCACCTGAAGGCCGACCTCGACTTCGCCTCGCCGACCGGGCAGCTGTGGACGACCTTCTTCTACAGCCTCGACGGCCTCACGTGGACGAAGCTGGGCGATCGCGTCGGCCCCCAGACGCTCGACGGAACGCTCTCGCACTTCATGGGCCACCGGGTCGGCCTGTTCGACTACGCGACCCTCGAGGCCGGCGGCCACGTGGACTTCGACCACTTCCTGTTGAGCGACACCCTGACCTCCCAGGGCCTTCCGCTCGACACCACCGACCTCGATGCGGCGATCGCCCACGCGGCGACCCTCGACCCGGCGGACTACCCGGCGGCCGAGTGGGAGGAGCTGCAGAATGTCCTGACGGCGGCCACGTCCGCGCGGTCGGGCACCCTCGGCACGCAGAACCAGATCGACGCGCCCGAGCGGGCGCTGAGCCTGCAGCTCGCGCGCCTGGCGGTGCTCGCCGACGGAACCGGCGGCGCCCCCGACGTGAGCGTCGCGACCACCACGCGCTGCGTGGCGGGCAAGGAGGTGCTGGTGGCGACGGTCACGAACGAGACCGACGGCCCGCTGACCGCGACCGTCGAGACCGCGTACGGGTCGAAGGCGAACGTGGCGCTCGAGCCCGGCGAGCCCGTGTCGCAGTCCTTCTCCACCCGTCGGGCGAGCATGCCCGAGGGGGAGGTGACCGTGACGCCCGAGGGGGGCGACGCGGTGACCGTGGAGTACCCAGCCGCCAACTGCGGCTGA
- a CDS encoding beta-L-arabinofuranosidase domain-containing protein, whose product MNPTTSASPRTRAIRAISSVTVGLFLATAAATIAYAESALSVGPPVLDLGFEGDVTDSSEFAHPVQLKSPNGGVPSAAFVDGVVDGSSAIKLSGSTYLDLGSSETLLPQSLSLSFWLHPDTAMSGEEIITWNKTAYNSDGFYVSSESDTSPLAVSIGPSTGQPYKVAAQGLTRSQFFPVGQWTHVVITFDATSKAVLIYRNGVRVQTNVAYPVGETASGVIDAGAAVPKTIGYNGPNYNGAFLHTTLDEYALYAGAADVHDVAALYEAGGGTIDKEQIARDDAGDLNVPESTLVSLALQTTGSRGSDITWSSSDPSVIEADGTVHLPEEGADDVTVTLTATVRYAGGPATTRDFAVVVNAPTETLSDSGLEVLLSDDYLANGMAKEHEYLLSLSSDKFLYWFYRTAGLTPPTTSGYGGWENGSSNQNFRGHAFGHYISALSMSYAAATDPQTKQDLLAQIDAAVSGLEEVQASYDGTAQEGYLAPFRPSALDAVEGRGTSDDPVIVPYYNLHKVLAGLLDVVRYAPEALGERALTVAESWGEYLYGRMSTLQHKAQMRGTEYGGMNEALYELFDLTGNPHVKVAAEAFDDIRLFQRLAAGEDFLSGNHANTMIPKIIGALKRYTVFTQNPDHAAMLTATEQQELGMYLTAAQNFWRIVTEHHSYATGANSQSEHFHGPDTLYQYATQMGEVGNPQTAETCNVYNMLKLSRELFKLTRDVKYADFYETAYINDILSSQNPDTGMTTYFQAMAPGYTKLYSMPFTDFWCCTGSGMENFSKLGDSIYFTGSRSVWVNMFFSSSFSYGRANLKVTQSADMPNSDTVTFDIAAADGGSVASDAELRLRVPEWIGGAPTVTVNGSEIDPEIVEGYVMLTGLEAGDRVTYRMPMRVVAIATPDNPDFVAFKYGPMLLSAGVGTKNLSAYTPVGIGVRVPRLDPDALSTLVVARGTSADWIGAVETHLQRIEDSADGQVQFEVHGTSNADGTLFTPHYLRHDERYALYVTVESPDSPAAQQRILDAKLETRVSEMYIDSLTTFDNNNFEAEKNKKSSGNSTVGTFNGRQYRDASDTGWFSWDLEVDPEALPNHLAVTYYSGDNGRTFDLYVNDVKLKTERITNAAGAGRFYQQVDRIPDEHITGPNVRHKVDALGNEVRDEHGDPIPVVTVRFQATGGFAGGVFGIATSRPQEYDTTSTLKALTFTGGTLDHAFEPSRTEYVLTVPEGTEAVSFDADPVKASGLVKVGDILIDDTKPREVPLAGGEDTVLTIDSFAQDHTSKTSYTVTIREGEASAPTLEATVTTRCVAGKEVLVTTVRNVSDEPVIATVETSYGAKANMSIAAGAAASQSFTTRRASIPAGEVTVTPDAGEAVTVQYAAASCG is encoded by the coding sequence ATGAACCCGACGACATCCGCGTCGCCTCGGACGCGCGCGATCCGCGCGATCTCGTCGGTCACGGTCGGGCTGTTCCTGGCCACGGCCGCGGCGACGATCGCATACGCGGAGAGCGCCCTGTCGGTCGGCCCGCCCGTACTCGACCTCGGATTCGAGGGCGACGTCACCGACTCGAGCGAGTTCGCCCACCCGGTGCAGCTGAAGTCCCCGAACGGCGGTGTGCCGAGCGCCGCCTTCGTCGACGGCGTCGTCGACGGCAGTTCGGCGATCAAGCTGAGCGGGTCCACCTACCTCGACCTGGGCAGCAGCGAGACGCTGCTGCCGCAGAGCCTCAGCCTGTCGTTCTGGTTGCACCCCGACACGGCGATGAGCGGCGAGGAGATCATCACCTGGAACAAGACCGCCTACAACAGCGACGGCTTCTACGTCTCCTCCGAGAGCGACACCTCGCCGCTGGCGGTCTCGATCGGACCGTCCACCGGGCAGCCGTACAAAGTGGCGGCCCAGGGCCTGACCAGGTCGCAATTCTTCCCCGTCGGCCAGTGGACGCACGTGGTCATCACCTTCGACGCGACCTCCAAGGCGGTGCTCATCTACCGCAACGGCGTGCGGGTGCAGACCAACGTCGCGTACCCGGTCGGCGAAACCGCGTCGGGCGTCATCGACGCCGGAGCGGCGGTCCCGAAGACCATCGGGTACAACGGCCCGAACTACAACGGCGCCTTCCTGCACACCACCCTCGACGAGTACGCGCTCTACGCCGGGGCCGCCGACGTGCACGACGTCGCCGCGCTCTACGAGGCAGGAGGCGGCACGATCGACAAGGAGCAGATCGCCCGGGACGACGCCGGAGACCTGAACGTGCCCGAGTCGACGCTCGTCAGCCTCGCCCTGCAGACCACGGGCAGCCGCGGCTCGGACATCACCTGGTCGTCGTCGGACCCGTCGGTGATCGAGGCGGACGGCACCGTGCACCTCCCCGAAGAGGGAGCCGACGATGTGACGGTGACGTTGACGGCCACCGTCCGATACGCGGGCGGTCCGGCCACCACGAGGGACTTCGCGGTCGTGGTGAACGCGCCCACCGAGACCCTCTCCGACTCCGGCCTCGAGGTGCTGCTCTCGGACGACTACCTCGCGAACGGCATGGCGAAGGAGCACGAGTACCTGCTCTCGCTGAGCTCCGACAAGTTCCTGTACTGGTTCTACCGGACCGCCGGCCTCACTCCGCCCACGACGAGCGGCTACGGCGGCTGGGAGAACGGGAGCAGCAACCAGAACTTCCGCGGTCACGCGTTCGGCCACTACATTTCGGCGCTGTCGATGTCGTATGCGGCGGCGACGGATCCGCAGACCAAGCAGGACCTCCTCGCGCAGATCGACGCCGCCGTCTCGGGGCTCGAAGAGGTGCAGGCCTCCTACGACGGCACCGCGCAGGAGGGCTACCTCGCGCCGTTCCGGCCGTCGGCCCTCGATGCGGTCGAAGGTCGGGGAACCTCCGACGACCCCGTGATCGTGCCGTACTACAACCTGCACAAGGTGCTCGCAGGCCTGCTCGACGTCGTGCGCTACGCCCCGGAGGCGCTCGGCGAACGCGCGCTGACCGTGGCGGAGAGCTGGGGCGAGTACCTCTACGGCCGCATGTCGACCCTGCAGCACAAGGCGCAGATGCGCGGCACCGAGTACGGCGGCATGAACGAGGCGCTGTACGAGCTGTTCGATCTGACCGGCAACCCGCACGTCAAGGTCGCGGCGGAGGCATTCGACGACATCCGCCTCTTCCAGCGGCTCGCCGCGGGCGAGGACTTCCTCAGCGGGAATCATGCGAACACGATGATCCCGAAGATCATCGGCGCGTTGAAGCGGTACACGGTGTTCACGCAGAACCCCGACCACGCCGCCATGCTGACGGCGACCGAGCAGCAGGAGCTCGGCATGTACCTGACGGCTGCGCAGAACTTCTGGCGGATCGTGACGGAGCACCACAGCTACGCGACGGGTGCGAACAGCCAGTCGGAGCACTTCCACGGGCCGGACACGCTGTACCAGTACGCCACCCAGATGGGCGAGGTCGGCAACCCGCAGACCGCCGAGACCTGCAACGTGTACAACATGCTCAAGCTCTCGCGCGAGCTGTTCAAGCTGACCCGGGACGTGAAGTACGCGGACTTCTACGAGACCGCGTACATCAACGACATCCTCTCGTCGCAGAACCCCGACACCGGGATGACGACCTACTTCCAGGCGATGGCACCCGGCTACACGAAGCTGTACTCGATGCCGTTCACCGATTTCTGGTGCTGCACCGGCTCGGGCATGGAGAACTTCTCGAAGCTCGGCGATTCGATCTACTTCACCGGTTCCAGATCGGTGTGGGTGAACATGTTCTTCAGTTCGTCGTTCTCGTACGGGAGGGCGAACCTGAAGGTGACACAGTCGGCCGACATGCCGAACAGCGACACGGTGACGTTCGACATCGCGGCCGCCGACGGCGGCTCCGTGGCATCCGATGCCGAATTGCGGCTGCGGGTGCCCGAGTGGATCGGCGGAGCCCCCACCGTCACGGTCAACGGCTCGGAGATCGACCCAGAGATCGTCGAGGGCTACGTCATGCTCACCGGGCTGGAGGCCGGGGATCGCGTCACCTACCGGATGCCGATGAGGGTCGTCGCGATCGCCACCCCCGACAACCCCGACTTCGTGGCGTTCAAGTACGGACCGATGCTGCTCAGCGCCGGTGTCGGCACGAAGAACCTCTCGGCCTACACCCCGGTCGGCATCGGGGTGCGCGTGCCGCGGCTGGACCCGGACGCGCTCTCGACCTTGGTCGTCGCGAGGGGCACCTCCGCAGACTGGATCGGCGCCGTCGAGACCCACCTCCAGCGGATCGAGGACTCGGCCGACGGGCAGGTGCAGTTCGAGGTGCACGGCACCTCGAATGCCGACGGCACGCTGTTCACCCCGCACTACCTGCGCCACGACGAGCGGTATGCGCTCTACGTGACGGTCGAGTCGCCCGATTCGCCGGCGGCGCAGCAGCGCATCCTCGACGCCAAGCTCGAGACCCGCGTCTCCGAGATGTACATCGACTCGCTGACGACCTTCGACAACAACAACTTCGAAGCGGAGAAGAACAAGAAGTCGTCGGGCAACTCGACGGTGGGCACCTTCAACGGGCGCCAGTACCGCGACGCGAGCGACACCGGATGGTTCAGCTGGGACCTCGAGGTCGACCCCGAGGCGCTGCCGAACCACCTGGCGGTCACCTACTACTCGGGCGACAACGGGCGCACGTTCGACCTGTACGTCAACGACGTCAAGCTGAAGACGGAGCGCATCACGAACGCGGCGGGCGCCGGCCGGTTCTACCAGCAGGTCGACCGGATCCCCGACGAGCACATCACGGGCCCGAACGTGCGACACAAGGTCGACGCCCTCGGCAACGAGGTTCGCGACGAGCACGGCGACCCTATCCCCGTCGTGACGGTCCGCTTCCAGGCCACCGGCGGCTTCGCCGGCGGCGTGTTCGGCATCGCCACCAGCCGACCGCAGGAGTACGACACGACGTCGACCCTGAAGGCGCTCACCTTCACCGGCGGCACGCTCGATCACGCGTTCGAGCCCTCGCGCACCGAGTACGTCCTGACGGTGCCCGAGGGCACGGAGGCGGTGAGCTTCGACGCCGACCCGGTCAAGGCGAGCGGACTCGTCAAGGTCGGCGACATCCTCATCGACGACACGAAACCCCGCGAGGTGCCGCTCGCCGGTGGCGAGGACACCGTGCTGACGATCGACTCGTTCGCGCAGGACCACACGTCGAAGACGAGCTACACCGTGACGATCCGCGAGGGGGAGGCGTCCGCGCCGACCCTGGAGGCGACCGTGACGACCCGCTGCGTGGCCGGCAAGGAGGTGCTCGTCACGACGGTCCGGAACGTGTCGGACGAGCCGGTGATCGCGACGGTCGAGACGTCCTACGGCGCGAAGGCGAACATGTCGATCGCGGCCGGCGCCGCCGCGTCGCAGTCGTTCACGACGCGCCGGGCGAGCATCCCGGCGGGGGAGGTGACCGTGACGCCCGACGCGGGCGAGGCGGTGACGGTGCAGTACGCAGCCGCGAGCTGCGGCTAG
- a CDS encoding bacterial Ig-like domain-containing protein: MSAFLSLQRSRRGGAARSGRIVGGAAAAALLASVLVSAGAGAAGAAAGNEAAELLAQIEIPNVGDVRGSVYLPPEVGGFAVDWQSSDPAVVTDEAEGEIAAGVVTRPTDGQPAVVTMTACTTVVYIHGCRDIQLTVRPAVGELADPKGYGMVTFQNSASEKIYGATSVGNDALTWEATNGGDPMFTSGLGSTGLRDPSIVRSPEGDKYYMVATDLWTQDPQFNAKGGWGWAQTGGSRAIEVWESDDLKTWSNQRHINVNTSPETGMTFAPEAIWDPEIQQYVVYWSSAIYADGTYYTTDPNDPNRRETDSLKWGRNVTYYVTTRDFVHFSDSKRMYDRCGTDGCAWDKGFGNLDPMIVFNPDDGYYYRAVQDRWDKIFDRLYPDCAQTTTDLYIERSTSILAPAEDWELLGGCLTIDAINGAGLGTASYNEGPNMVKANAGDVNGQGFYLMADGGWTGTDGTRHQGLQPYFATDIASGDFAASLKWNPPQFTGQRAPRAAHGHVFAATAAEHAAFRGAELEGLSVKTAPAKTTYVAGEALDLTGLELEAAYSDGQPGIEITEGFGGYTVSGYDPNTTGAQQVTASFTVAGVTETATFDVFVTVADPSVQITATTRCVAGRVVLATTVKNTTETEVSVDVLTPYGDKTAVTIAASTNASQVFVTRQAEISPGSVSAVVGPASEGNQSSSLFAAASCR; the protein is encoded by the coding sequence ATGAGTGCGTTCTTGAGCCTGCAGCGCAGCAGGCGTGGCGGGGCTGCTCGATCCGGCCGCATCGTCGGCGGTGCGGCGGCGGCCGCGCTGCTGGCGTCGGTGCTGGTGTCGGCGGGGGCGGGTGCGGCGGGTGCCGCCGCAGGCAACGAGGCGGCGGAGCTCCTGGCGCAGATCGAGATCCCGAACGTGGGCGACGTGCGGGGGAGCGTCTACCTGCCGCCGGAGGTCGGCGGATTCGCGGTGGACTGGCAGTCCTCCGACCCGGCCGTCGTCACCGACGAGGCCGAGGGCGAGATCGCCGCCGGGGTCGTCACGCGACCGACCGACGGGCAGCCGGCGGTGGTGACGATGACGGCGTGCACGACCGTCGTCTACATCCACGGCTGTCGTGACATCCAGCTGACCGTGCGCCCCGCCGTCGGCGAGCTCGCCGACCCGAAGGGGTACGGGATGGTGACGTTCCAGAATTCGGCGTCGGAGAAGATCTACGGCGCGACCAGCGTCGGCAACGACGCCCTGACGTGGGAGGCCACGAACGGCGGCGACCCGATGTTCACGTCCGGGCTGGGGTCGACGGGCCTGCGCGACCCGTCGATCGTGCGTTCGCCCGAGGGCGACAAGTACTACATGGTCGCCACCGACCTGTGGACGCAGGACCCGCAGTTCAACGCCAAGGGCGGATGGGGCTGGGCGCAGACGGGCGGCAGCCGGGCCATCGAGGTGTGGGAGTCCGACGACCTGAAGACCTGGTCGAACCAGCGCCACATCAACGTGAACACGTCGCCCGAGACCGGCATGACGTTCGCGCCCGAGGCGATCTGGGACCCCGAGATCCAGCAGTACGTCGTGTACTGGTCGTCGGCGATCTACGCCGACGGCACGTACTACACGACGGATCCGAACGACCCCAACCGCCGCGAGACGGACTCGCTGAAGTGGGGCCGCAACGTCACCTACTACGTGACGACCCGCGACTTCGTGCACTTCTCGGACTCGAAGCGGATGTACGACCGGTGCGGCACGGACGGCTGCGCGTGGGACAAGGGCTTCGGGAACCTCGACCCGATGATCGTGTTCAACCCCGACGACGGCTACTACTACCGCGCCGTGCAGGATCGGTGGGACAAGATCTTCGATCGCCTCTACCCCGACTGCGCGCAGACGACCACCGACCTGTACATCGAGCGATCCACGTCGATCCTGGCGCCGGCCGAGGACTGGGAGCTGCTCGGCGGATGCCTCACGATCGACGCCATCAACGGGGCCGGCCTCGGGACCGCCTCGTACAACGAGGGTCCGAACATGGTCAAGGCGAACGCGGGCGACGTGAACGGCCAGGGCTTCTACCTGATGGCCGACGGCGGCTGGACGGGCACGGACGGCACCCGGCATCAGGGGCTGCAGCCGTACTTCGCGACCGACATCGCCAGCGGCGACTTCGCCGCGTCGCTGAAGTGGAACCCGCCGCAGTTCACCGGCCAGCGCGCGCCGCGCGCCGCCCACGGCCATGTGTTCGCCGCCACGGCGGCCGAGCACGCCGCCTTCCGCGGCGCCGAGCTGGAGGGACTGTCCGTGAAGACGGCGCCCGCGAAGACGACGTACGTCGCCGGCGAGGCGCTCGACCTCACCGGGCTGGAGCTCGAGGCCGCCTACTCGGACGGCCAGCCCGGCATCGAGATCACGGAGGGCTTCGGCGGGTACACCGTGTCGGGGTACGACCCGAACACCACGGGGGCGCAGCAAGTGACCGCGTCGTTCACGGTCGCCGGGGTGACCGAGACGGCGACGTTCGACGTCTTCGTCACCGTCGCGGACCCATCCGTGCAGATCACGGCGACGACGCGGTGCGTCGCGGGTCGTGTCGTGCTGGCCACCACCGTGAAGAACACGACGGAGACGGAGGTCTCGGTCGACGTGCTCACCCCCTACGGCGACAAGACGGCGGTGACGATCGCCGCGAGCACGAACGCGAGTCAGGTGTTCGTCACCCGTCAGGCGGAGATCTCGCCTGGCAGTGTCAGCGCCGTCGTGGGGCCCGCCTCCGAAGGGAACCAGTCGTCGTCGTTGTTCGCCGCCGCCAGCTGCCGGTGA
- a CDS encoding DUF916 domain-containing protein yields MKTHPEHVVAPLCSRVIAAIAVLLSVGAGGVLAGTSSAAAADEPPVSWSVAPAGADGPDGRFSVEHEIEAGRSIDDFFAVRNLGGEAATFALSAADGFYNDNGRFDMLSSDRESVDSGTWIALPDSVTVAAGDTVVVPFTISVPGNAEPGDHAAGIAASVMSTSSGDGASVGIESRVGFRVMTRVAGELAPALSVGHVIADYRTSWNPLRPGDITVSFEVVNEGNTRLSLGGMVAIAGHETAFPASTDRAQDVLPGEGHVFTVEIDRVWPLFMFPGEVTVSPTVTTADGAMTTVAPSSASLFVWAMPWPQLLVLAGLALLVLALVWRRGRSKRRVDAMVSAAREEGRRERGSLITPNP; encoded by the coding sequence ATGAAGACGCACCCTGAGCACGTGGTCGCGCCACTCTGTTCCCGGGTGATCGCCGCCATCGCCGTCCTTCTCTCGGTCGGTGCCGGCGGCGTGCTCGCCGGCACCTCGTCGGCCGCAGCGGCGGACGAGCCGCCCGTCTCGTGGTCGGTGGCGCCCGCCGGCGCCGACGGGCCGGACGGCCGTTTCTCGGTCGAGCACGAGATCGAGGCGGGCCGGAGCATCGACGACTTCTTCGCAGTGCGCAACCTCGGCGGCGAAGCGGCAACGTTCGCGCTGTCGGCCGCGGACGGTTTCTACAACGACAACGGCCGTTTCGACATGCTGTCGTCGGACCGGGAATCGGTCGATTCGGGCACCTGGATCGCCCTGCCGGACTCGGTCACCGTCGCCGCGGGAGACACAGTCGTCGTGCCGTTCACGATCTCGGTTCCCGGGAACGCGGAGCCGGGAGACCATGCCGCCGGCATCGCCGCCTCGGTGATGTCGACCAGTTCGGGTGACGGTGCCTCGGTCGGCATCGAAAGCCGGGTCGGGTTCCGCGTGATGACCAGGGTCGCGGGCGAACTCGCGCCGGCACTCTCGGTCGGGCACGTGATCGCCGACTACCGCACCTCGTGGAACCCCCTCCGGCCCGGCGACATCACCGTCTCGTTCGAGGTGGTGAACGAGGGCAACACCCGGCTCTCGCTCGGAGGGATGGTCGCGATCGCCGGGCACGAGACCGCATTCCCCGCATCGACCGACCGCGCCCAGGACGTTCTGCCGGGCGAGGGGCATGTCTTCACGGTCGAGATCGACAGGGTATGGCCGCTGTTCATGTTTCCCGGAGAAGTCACCGTCTCGCCGACCGTGACCACCGCAGACGGCGCGATGACGACGGTGGCGCCGAGTTCGGCATCGCTGTTCGTATGGGCGATGCCGTGGCCTCAATTGCTGGTGCTCGCGGGGCTGGCGCTCCTCGTGCTCGCGCTCGTCTGGCGACGGGGCCGCTCGAAGCGCCGGGTCGACGCGATGGTGTCGGCGGCACGCGAAGAGGGGCGTCGTGAACGTGGCTCGCTGATCACGCCGAACCCATAG